Proteins encoded in a region of the Rothia mucilaginosa genome:
- a CDS encoding dihydrodipicolinate synthase — protein MMSSDTRTWDTGVWEEQQKELRALSPVRRLMRRLNLEALVYESAPFPVLLRKLSALIPACLLWWVIYEPHRLASSTSLPEGTHPVTLLPGAWGDPATGAYGGLPELPGALVRWVLCIAAMVAVVHLCGVKAKGQSFTIPRDARSRLIALMQALGMFGAFALVVWIEYMMTPLTLMFETVYAGPTAAYSGDGMIPLHLFLSSSLSAIFLGYFCVNILASLNIPGYLGIPAIIYVGALPWAQAERHQFTLALAWVIAVALVSWLVRGMWGTVFACVGYSLWIMLVATSGDPFDLSANMSRVLVILGFPLAFIVAGGGIYRIFYLRQNPKMLRYLQERALYLGEW, from the coding sequence ATGATGTCTTCTGATACTAGGACATGGGATACCGGAGTGTGGGAAGAGCAGCAAAAAGAGCTACGCGCTCTTTCTCCTGTTCGGCGGCTGATGCGCCGGCTCAATCTTGAGGCGCTCGTCTATGAGTCTGCGCCGTTCCCGGTTCTGCTGCGTAAGCTCTCCGCGCTGATTCCAGCCTGCCTTCTGTGGTGGGTTATCTACGAACCGCACCGGCTTGCTTCCTCCACCAGCCTCCCCGAAGGCACCCACCCCGTTACTCTGCTCCCCGGAGCCTGGGGTGACCCCGCTACGGGGGCTTACGGCGGCCTTCCTGAGCTGCCGGGGGCCCTCGTGCGCTGGGTGCTGTGCATCGCGGCAATGGTGGCCGTTGTTCATCTCTGCGGGGTCAAGGCTAAGGGTCAGAGCTTCACGATTCCTCGGGATGCCCGTTCACGGCTGATTGCTCTGATGCAGGCTCTGGGCATGTTCGGTGCTTTTGCGCTGGTCGTCTGGATCGAGTACATGATGACTCCGCTGACCCTCATGTTTGAAACCGTGTACGCGGGCCCGACCGCAGCCTATAGCGGCGACGGCATGATTCCTCTGCACCTGTTCCTATCCTCGTCGTTGAGCGCTATTTTCTTGGGCTATTTTTGTGTGAACATTCTTGCCTCGCTGAATATCCCCGGGTACCTGGGCATCCCCGCAATTATTTACGTGGGGGCGCTCCCATGGGCTCAGGCGGAGCGGCACCAGTTCACGTTGGCGCTGGCGTGGGTTATTGCGGTGGCGCTGGTGAGTTGGCTCGTGCGCGGCATGTGGGGCACCGTGTTCGCCTGCGTGGGCTATTCTCTCTGGATTATGCTGGTGGCAACCAGCGGTGATCCTTTTGATCTGTCCGCCAATATGAGCCGTGTGCTCGTGATTTTGGGTTTCCCGCTGGCTTTCATCGTCGCTGGAG